The following DNA comes from Cryptosporangium minutisporangium.
TATCGACGCTCGCGGGGACCGGAGTTGCTCGCGACGCTGGAGGAGGCGGCCTCCGACGGGCGACCGGAGTTCTTCGGCCTGGCGCTGGGGGCCCTGCGCGCGCACGCGAGCCACGCTCACCGGGGCAGTTGGTTGGCTGCGACTCGGGTCGCCGCGCTGACGGTCCTGGTCTCGACGATCGTGAGCGCACCCCTGCGCATCGGCTTCGTCCTCAGTGTCGGACCGTCGACCGAGTGGGAGATGTTCGAGCCGGACCTGCCAGGCATGGCAGCACTGCCGTTCGGTTTGGTCGCGGTGGTGGCCATTCTGCATGGGCGGTATCGGAGCGCTGCTGTGGCGGCCGCGGCTGCGTTCGGGGTGGCCGCGACGGTGCTCAGTCTGCAGGACGGCGCCGTCCACGGGGCGTACCTGCGGTACCCGGTCGCAGCCGTGCTGCTGCTACCGCTGTTCAGTGCTGATCCGCGTCCGGCGCGTGGATTGCTCAGATATGTTCCACTCCTGCCTTTGCTCTACGTCGCTGCAGATCACCGTGAGCCGCTATGGGCAGGCGGAGATATTGGGATCGCCATCATGCTCTGTATCGGCGCGGCGCTCTGGACCCTCGTGGACGAGCGTGTTCCGATCGCGGTCGGACTGTTTCTGCTGAGCCACGGGCTCGTCCAAATCCTCGCTCCCGTGCTGTTCACCGCCCACGCCGGGGACGACGTCCCTCCTGTCTACTTGTTCTCGACAGTCTTCACCGCGATCCCACCGGCCCTCTTGCTGACCGTCGCCGTTTTCGCCGTCCGCCGTCGCGCCCACCTATGACGGTGAAGGTATGAGCGACTGAGCGTTGAGGTGTGGCGTGAGCGGATGACGGGCTGAGCAGGCGATACGTCATAATTGATACTGGGCGGCGTGACCAATCAAGGACGCGGTCAGCGGCCGAAGGCCGATGCCGATCGCGAGTTGCAGATCGATCTCCGCGCGGCCTTCCGGTGGCGCAGCGACCGCACCGACGATCAGGAGATGGCCGACCCGACCGGCTGGTGGGCCGATCCAATCATCCTCTCCCGGCTCGGCCCGGCACTGGCCGCCTCGTTCGCCGACCAGCGACCCACGATCGTGCTGGGCCTACAGTCTCGCGGCAGCCTGCTGGGGGCGTTGGTCGCCCTCCACCTGCAGGTCGGGCTCGTCGAGATTCGTAAGGACCCCCGACCGTCAACCGACAGCGACCGCTGGCTGACCACCCGCACGGCACCGGACTACCGCGACCGCCACCTGGAGCTGGGGGTACGACGGGATCACCTCAACGCCGGCCAGCGCGCGCTGCTGGTCGACGATTGGATCGAGACCGGCGGGCAGGCGAGGGCGGCCCGCACTCTGGTCGAGGCCGCCGGGGCCCGCTGGTGCGGCGCCGCCGTCATCGTCGACGGACTTCACAACAGCCGTCTTCGACGCGACCTCCACGTTCGATCCCTGCTCAACATCCGCGACCTCTAGTAAGGCCGACCGGCGGCATGGTGGCTCTTTGTTGATGTGCCTCCCGCTCGACCCCGCCTCGCGATAGGCCGGTCAGCCGCCCGCCGTGGCGCCCGAGCCCATTCGCCGTCACCACTGCGACAGAGCGTCTCACCGCTCTGGCTTTGTCGGCGAACTTCGGGGTGCGGCGAGGCGCGGTCAGCTGGTGTAGAAGTACTGGTCGTGGTCGAGGCTGGCGCCGAGTTCGGCGAGCCGCTGGATCGTGGGCGCTGAGTAGCTGATCGCAGCACTGGACACGATGGGCTCGCCCCCGTCGCGGTAGCCATGGGCCTCGATGACCAGCGTCATGCCGACCTGAAGACCCAGCGTCCGACAGGCCTCCCGGACTCCATCGGCGAAGGGTGCGACCGCGTCCAGGAGCGCGACCAGGACGGACTCGCTGTAAGGGGTGTCCTGCGGTGGGAGTTCGTAGCGCCTGTTGCGTGCCGGGTTTGATGGA
Coding sequences within:
- a CDS encoding phosphoribosyltransferase family protein; translated protein: MTNQGRGQRPKADADRELQIDLRAAFRWRSDRTDDQEMADPTGWWADPIILSRLGPALAASFADQRPTIVLGLQSRGSLLGALVALHLQVGLVEIRKDPRPSTDSDRWLTTRTAPDYRDRHLELGVRRDHLNAGQRALLVDDWIETGGQARAARTLVEAAGARWCGAAVIVDGLHNSRLRRDLHVRSLLNIRDL